The DNA sequence GTCTGCGTGCTGCCGATCGGCGGCGACGGGTCGCTTGGCGACGCCAGCTGCGTGGTCCAGCACGAGGGCTCCAGCGTCGACCCGGTGCGCCAGAAGGGCCCGCACGCCCACGCGGTCGAGCTGTCGAACGACAACCGATTCGCATTCGTGCCGGAGCTCGGCGTCGACCGGCTGATGATCTATGCGACGGACGTGGCTAACGGCACGCTGGCGCCGAACCCGGCGCAGCCGTGGATTGCGGTCCGGCCCGGTGCCGGCCCGCGCCAGCTGGTGATGCACCCGAACGGCCGCAACGCCTATCTGATCAACGAGCTCGATTCGACCATGACCGCCTATGCCTATGACGCCGACAGCGGCACGGTGGCGGAGATCAACACGCTGTCGACGCTGCCCGCCGGCTTCGCCGGCCGCTCGAGCTGCGCCGAGGTGCAGATCGCGCCCGACGGCCGCCATCTCTACGGCTCCAACCGCGGCCACGACTCGATCGCGATCTTCGCCATCGACCCGGCCGACGGCGCCATCGCCGCCATCGGCCACGAGAGCACCCGCGGCGCGATCCCGCGCAATTTCGAGATCGACCCGACCGGCGCGTTCCTCGCCGCCGCCAACCAGGATACCGGCAACATCGTCATGTTCCGCCGCGACGCCGACAGCGGCCTGCTGTCGGCCACCGGCAGCGTGGTCGAACTCGGTACCCCGATCTGCGTACGGTTCCGGTGAAGGTGCCGCCGCAGCAGACCGCTCAGTCGCGGACCAGGAAGTTGAGGTAGCGGCCGATCGGGCCGGTCAGGCGCAGCGGGGCGTCGGTGACGGCGAGGCAGAGGCAGTCTTCGCCGGGGTCGGCGACCGGCTGGTGCTCGACCGCCGCGTCGGCCGCGGCGACGTCGCCGCGCGCGTATCTGCCGGCGGCGTCGCTGAAGCCGCCGGCCAGCACCAGCGTCAGCTCGTTGCCGACATGGGTATGGCGCGGGATCGCGGTGCCGCCGCGGATGCGCATCAGCCGGGTGCGGAAGCCTGGGAACCCCTGCATCAGCGGCGCCTCGGCGATGCCGCCGCGCGCCTTCCACCTCAGGCTGGCCAGCCCGCCGCCGACATAGTCGCGCAGCGGCCGCGGCAACAGCGCGGCGTCCGCGGACGGCGTCGGCGCGGCGGCCGTGGCCGGCACGGGCTCCGGCTCGTCGAGCCGGGCCATCGCACGCTCCAGCGCCTGCTCGGCGATCGGCACCGGCGCGACCTCGTCCAGCACGGCGCCGCCGATCCCCTCGATCTCGGCGACGACGGCGCGGCAGGCCGGGCACAGGGCCAAATGGGTGGCGATCAGAACGGCCGCCGGCTCGCGCAGCGCTCCGGTGGCATAGTCGATCAGCAGGTCGCCGTCGGGATGATGACGGATCATGAAAGCTCGTCCTTCAGCATCGCACGCAGCCGGGTCATCGCCAGCCTGATCCTGGATTTGACCGTGCCCAGCGGCATGTTCAGCTCGCTGGCGATGGTGCTGTGCGTCTTGTCCTCGAGAAAGGCGAGCCGCAGCATGGCCGACTGTTCCTCCGGCAGTTCGGCGACGGCATCGCGAATCAACCGGCCCTGGCGTGCATTCTGCATCGTCTGGTCCGGCAACGGGTCCGCCTCCGGCAGGAAGGCGGGGTCTTCAGGGTCGAATTCGGGCCTGCGCTCGCGCCGGACCATGTCGATACGCCGGTTGCGCGCGATCGTGAAGATCCAGGTGCTGACGCTGGCCTTGTCCCGGTCGTATTGGCCGGCCCGGCGCCAGACCGACAGCATCACGTCCTGCGCCAGGTCCTCGGCCACCTGCGGGTCGGCGCCCATCTTGCGCCCGAATGCGGCGACGCGCGGCGCGAAGTCCGCGAACAGCGCGCGGAATGCGGCCCGGTCCTGCCGCTCGGCGATGGCCTGCAGCAGGTCGGCGAAGGCGGCATCGTTGGCCGCCCGCGGCGGTGGTACCCTGTTCATCCGCCCATTCTGTCCGACCGGCCGGAGCGCAACAAGGCGCCGCCGCGACAAAGCGGGCGGGGTCGTGCAGGATGTCGCTTGCGCCGGGATCATGCCGGACCTTTCGTTGCGTTCTGGCTGTGATACGCGGCCGCCGCGCAACCGGATCAGCGGCGCGCGCTGTGATCCGCGTCCGCCGGGCCGGCGTACCACCTGCAAAGCCGGCATCGCCGTCCGGCTGCAGGATCGGAGGGTTTGGACGTGACCAGCGAGCCGGCGATCCGGTGCCCCTCGGGCCCGGCAGGTGCGCGATGAGGATCGCGGTCGTCGGCGCCGGCGCGGCCGGCCTGGGCGCGGCCTGGGCGCTGGCGCAGCGCCACGACGTGACGGTGTTCGAGGCCGAGGGGCGGGCCGGCGGTCACGCCTGGACCCGCGACATCGACGTCGCCGGCCGGCCGGTCGCGGTCGACATGGGCTTCATCGTCTACAACGAGCTGAACTATCCGAATCTCAGCCGGCTGTTCGCCGCCCTGGGGGTGGCGACCGAGGCGAGCGACATGTCGTTCGCGGTCTCGGTCGACGGCGGCCGCCTCGAATACGAGGGCTCGCTGCGCGGCCTGTTCGCGCAGCCGGCCAACCTGGCCCGGCCGTCGTTCCTGCGCATGCTGGCCGACATCCGCCGCTTCTACCGCACCGCGCCGCGGCTGCTCGACATGCCCGGCGACGGGCCGACGCTGGGCGAGGTGCTGGACGCCGGCCGCTATTCCGCGGCGTTCGCCGCCCATCACATCCTGCCGATGGGGGCCGCGATCTGGTCGGCCACGCTGGACGGCATGCGCGCATTCCCGGCGAAAAGCTTCGTGCGCTTCTTCGTCAACCACCGCCTGTTCGACCTGGCCGGCCGGCCGCAGTGGCGCACGGTGACGGGCGGCAGCCGCGGCTATGTGCAGCGGATCGCCGGGCAGCTGGGCGCGCGGCTGCGGCTCGGCGCACCGGTGACGCGGATCGAGCGGACGCCGGCCGGCGTGATCATCGCGACCCCTGCCGCCGCGCCCGAACGCTTCGACCGGCTGGTGCTGGCCAGTCATGCCGACCAGGCGCTGGCGCTGCTGGGTGCCGCGGCCCGCGACGACGAGCGGGCGGTGCTCGGCGCCATCCGCTACCAGGCCAACCGTGCGGTGCTGCACGGCGACCGGACGCTGATGCCGCGCCGGCGCGCTGCCTGGGCGAGCTGGAACTATCTCGCCGCCGGCTCAGAGAGCGGCGCCGGCGACGCGGGGCTCTGCGTCAGCTACTGGATGAACCGGCTGCAGCGGCTGCCGGTCGACGCCCCGGTGATCGTCACCCTGAACCCGCACCGCCGGCCCGACCCGGCCACGGTCCACGCCGAGGCGGTGTTCCACCACCCGCAGTTCGACCGCGCCGCGCTTGCCGCCCAGGCGCGGCTGCCCGACATCCAGGGCGTCGACCGTACCTGGTTCTGCGGCAGCTATTGCGGCTTCGGCTTCCACGAGGATGCGGTCGCGTCCGGCTTCGCGGTGGCGGCCGCGCTGGGCGCGCCGGTGCCGTGGGCGCAGGCGGTGGCGCCGGCCGGTCCGGCGGCGCATTGCGTCCGGCCGGCCGCGCCGGACCGGGCGGCGGCGTGAGGCCATGAGCACGCCGGCCACAGCTTCGGCACTCTATCCGGGCCGGGTAATGCACCGGCGGCTGCGGCCGTTCGTGCACGGCTTCCGCTACCGCGTGTTCTCGCTCTATCTCGATCTGGATGAGCTGCCGGGCCTCGACCGCCGGCTGCGGCTGTTCTCGCACAACCGCTGGAACCTGTTCGGCTTCCGCGACCGCGACCACGGCCCGCGCGACGGCGGCCCGCTGCGGCCATGGATCGAGCGGCACCTCGCCGCGGCCGGCATCGACCTGGAAGGCGGGCCGGTGCGGCTGCTCTGCTTCCCGCGCGTGCTCGGCTACGTGTTCGACCCGCTGTCGGTCTGGTTCTGCTTCCATGCCGACGGCGGCCTGCGTGCGATCCTCTACGAGGTCAGCAACACCTTCGGCCAGCGCCACGGCTATCTGCTGCCGGTGGACGGGCCCGCGCCCGGCGAACCGCTGGAACAGGCGACCGCGAAGCGGTTCTACGTCTCGCCGTTCTTCGCGGTCGACGGCCGCTACGACTTCCGCCTCGCCGTGCCCGGCGACCGGCTGGCCGTCGGGATCCGGCTAGGCGACTCGGCCGGGCCGGCGCTGGTCGCGCGCCAGACCGGGCGGCGCCGGCCGCTGTCCGACGCCGCGCTGGCGCGCCTGTTCGTCACCCACCCGCTGATGACACTGAAGGTGATCGGCGCGATCCACTGGCAGGCCCTGCGGCTGTGGCTGAAGGGGGCGCGCCCGACGCCGCGGCCGGCGCCGCCGGTCGCCGAGGTCAGCATCCCGCCCGCTGCTGCCACCGCCCCCCGGCTGGCCGCGGAATAGCCCGACCCCACCGAACCGATTCGCACCCCTGGAGAGGCCACGATGCACGCAGACCTGACCTTCGACCGCGCCGGCCGCCGACCCGGCCCGATGGAGCGGGCCGCGCTGCGTCTGCTCGGCCGCATCGGTGCGGGGCACCTGACCCTGCATCGCCACGACGGCACCGCGGTCGATTTCCGCGGCGCCGAGCCCGGGCCGCAGGTGGCCGTCAAGGTCAACAACCCGCGCCTTTTCCGGCGGCTCGCGCTCGGCGGCGACATCGCGCTGGCCGAGGCCTATCGCGACGGCGACTGGGACACCGCCGACCTGACCGACCTGCTCACCTTCGGCGCGCTGAACCGCGACCGCCTTGGCGAGGGGCTGGACGGCAGCGTGGCGATGCGCGCGGCCGCGCGGCTGGTCCACGCGCTGCGGCGCAACAGCCGGGCCGGCGCCCGCCGCAACATCGCCGCCCACTACGATCTGGGCAACGCCTTCTACGCCGCATGGCTCGACCCCTCGCTGACCTATTCGGCCGGCCTGTTCGCGGCGGACGACGACGACCTCGCCGCCGCCCAGGTCCGCAAGTACCGGCGGCTGGCCGAACTGGCCGCGATCGGCCGCGACGACCATGTGCTGGAGATCGGCTGCGGCTGGGGCGGCTTCGCACTGTGGGCGGCGCGCACCATCGGCTGCCGCGTCACCGCGATCACGCTGTCGGCGGCGCAGGCGGCGCATCTGCGCGATGCGGCGGCGCGCGCCGGGCTGGCCGACCGGGTCGCGGTGCGCCTGCAGGACTACCGGGACGTCGACGGCCGCTTCGACCGCATCGTCTCGATCGAGATGCTGGAGGCGGTCGGCGAGGCCAACTGGGCGGCCTATTTCGCCGCGGTGCGCACGCTGCTGCGGCCGGGCGGCCGGGCCGCGCTGCAGGTGATCACCATCGCCGACGCGCGCTTCGCCGCCTATCGCCGGCGGGTCGACTTCATCCAGCGCCACATCTTCCCCGGCGGCATGCTGCCCAGCCCCAGCGCGCTGCGCCGCCACGCCGCCGACAGCGGGCTGGACTGGATCGCGGCCTCGCGCCACGGCGAGGACTATGCGGCGACCCTGGTCCACTGGCAGCGGCGGTTCGAGGCTGCGGCGCCGCAGGTGGCCGCCCTCGGCTTCGACGCGCGCTTCCGGCGGATGTGGCGCTACTACCTGGCCTATTGCGAGGCCGGCTTCCGTACCGGGCGCATCGACCTGCTGCAGGTGGCGCTCGCCCGGCCGGCGGAGGCCGGCGCATGAGCGCCGCTGCCCGGTCGGCGGCGGAGGGCGGAGCCGGCGACGGCTTCCGGCTGGAGGACTATTTCGCCGGCCGCACCCGCGCCTGGGGCATCTTCCGCGACCGCTTCGGCCGGCTGCGCCGCCGCTTCACGGTCGACATCGACGGCGCCTGGGACGGCGAGACTCTGACCCTGGTCGAGGACTTCGCCTATGACGACGGC is a window from the Alphaproteobacteria bacterium genome containing:
- a CDS encoding lactonase family protein, producing MTQILFAGTYTEPILFGTGQVLQGTGKGIHAYAFDAAAGALAPLHVNAGIRNPSYLAFDPARRFLYCVNEYKEFEGRPSGAVSAFRIEGDSGRLTFLNQKATHGTDPCHLIVDKTGRNLYVANFASGSVCVLPIGGDGSLGDASCVVQHEGSSVDPVRQKGPHAHAVELSNDNRFAFVPELGVDRLMIYATDVANGTLAPNPAQPWIAVRPGAGPRQLVMHPNGRNAYLINELDSTMTAYAYDADSGTVAEINTLSTLPAGFAGRSSCAEVQIAPDGRHLYGSNRGHDSIAIFAIDPADGAIAAIGHESTRGAIPRNFEIDPTGAFLAAANQDTGNIVMFRRDADSGLLSATGSVVELGTPICVRFR
- a CDS encoding ChrR family anti-sigma-E factor, translated to MIRHHPDGDLLIDYATGALREPAAVLIATHLALCPACRAVVAEIEGIGGAVLDEVAPVPIAEQALERAMARLDEPEPVPATAAAPTPSADAALLPRPLRDYVGGGLASLRWKARGGIAEAPLMQGFPGFRTRLMRIRGGTAIPRHTHVGNELTLVLAGGFSDAAGRYARGDVAAADAAVEHQPVADPGEDCLCLAVTDAPLRLTGPIGRYLNFLVRD
- a CDS encoding sigma-70 family RNA polymerase sigma factor; translated protein: MNRVPPPRAANDAAFADLLQAIAERQDRAAFRALFADFAPRVAAFGRKMGADPQVAEDLAQDVMLSVWRRAGQYDRDKASVSTWIFTIARNRRIDMVRRERRPEFDPEDPAFLPEADPLPDQTMQNARQGRLIRDAVAELPEEQSAMLRLAFLEDKTHSTIASELNMPLGTVKSRIRLAMTRLRAMLKDELS
- a CDS encoding FAD-dependent oxidoreductase — translated: MRIAVVGAGAAGLGAAWALAQRHDVTVFEAEGRAGGHAWTRDIDVAGRPVAVDMGFIVYNELNYPNLSRLFAALGVATEASDMSFAVSVDGGRLEYEGSLRGLFAQPANLARPSFLRMLADIRRFYRTAPRLLDMPGDGPTLGEVLDAGRYSAAFAAHHILPMGAAIWSATLDGMRAFPAKSFVRFFVNHRLFDLAGRPQWRTVTGGSRGYVQRIAGQLGARLRLGAPVTRIERTPAGVIIATPAAAPERFDRLVLASHADQALALLGAAARDDERAVLGAIRYQANRAVLHGDRTLMPRRRAAWASWNYLAAGSESGAGDAGLCVSYWMNRLQRLPVDAPVIVTLNPHRRPDPATVHAEAVFHHPQFDRAALAAQARLPDIQGVDRTWFCGSYCGFGFHEDAVASGFAVAAALGAPVPWAQAVAPAGPAAHCVRPAAPDRAAA
- a CDS encoding DUF1365 domain-containing protein; amino-acid sequence: MSTPATASALYPGRVMHRRLRPFVHGFRYRVFSLYLDLDELPGLDRRLRLFSHNRWNLFGFRDRDHGPRDGGPLRPWIERHLAAAGIDLEGGPVRLLCFPRVLGYVFDPLSVWFCFHADGGLRAILYEVSNTFGQRHGYLLPVDGPAPGEPLEQATAKRFYVSPFFAVDGRYDFRLAVPGDRLAVGIRLGDSAGPALVARQTGRRRPLSDAALARLFVTHPLMTLKVIGAIHWQALRLWLKGARPTPRPAPPVAEVSIPPAAATAPRLAAE
- a CDS encoding cyclopropane-fatty-acyl-phospholipid synthase family protein; its protein translation is MHADLTFDRAGRRPGPMERAALRLLGRIGAGHLTLHRHDGTAVDFRGAEPGPQVAVKVNNPRLFRRLALGGDIALAEAYRDGDWDTADLTDLLTFGALNRDRLGEGLDGSVAMRAAARLVHALRRNSRAGARRNIAAHYDLGNAFYAAWLDPSLTYSAGLFAADDDDLAAAQVRKYRRLAELAAIGRDDHVLEIGCGWGGFALWAARTIGCRVTAITLSAAQAAHLRDAAARAGLADRVAVRLQDYRDVDGRFDRIVSIEMLEAVGEANWAAYFAAVRTLLRPGGRAALQVITIADARFAAYRRRVDFIQRHIFPGGMLPSPSALRRHAADSGLDWIAASRHGEDYAATLVHWQRRFEAAAPQVAALGFDARFRRMWRYYLAYCEAGFRTGRIDLLQVALARPAEAGA